One Roseofilum casamattae BLCC-M143 genomic region harbors:
- a CDS encoding SufE family protein: MTETTQSLPANLEKIVKRFQRYQDPKRRIQQLIDYAKKLPEFPESSKIDENKVPGCVSQVFITANLEEGLLQYQADSDAQLTKGLVSLLVFGLNGLPPEEVINLSSDFIQDTGLNVNLTPSRANGFYNIFETMKKKARELQIE; encoded by the coding sequence ATGACCGAAACAACCCAGTCCCTACCTGCGAATCTCGAGAAAATCGTCAAGCGCTTTCAACGCTACCAAGACCCGAAACGTCGCATCCAGCAACTCATTGACTACGCGAAGAAGCTGCCGGAATTTCCCGAATCGAGCAAAATCGATGAAAATAAGGTTCCGGGTTGCGTATCCCAAGTCTTTATTACGGCTAATCTAGAAGAAGGGCTGTTGCAGTATCAAGCCGACTCAGATGCTCAACTGACCAAAGGATTAGTCAGCTTGCTCGTCTTCGGTTTAAATGGTTTGCCACCGGAAGAAGTGATTAATCTTTCGTCCGACTTTATTCAGGATACGGGATTAAATGTGAACTTAACTCCCTCTCGCGCTAATGGGTTTTACAATATCTTCGAGACCATGAAAAAGAAAGCGCGAGAATTGCAAATTGAATAA